The DNA window CTGGCGCCGACCAGAAGAAGGCCGAGCAGCTCTGGAGGGCCGCCGACCGCGCCGTCAACCCGCCGCCGCGCCGGCCCGCCCCGCACGTCCCCGGCGCCTTCACCACCCCGGACGGACTCGTACGCGCCATGAACCGCGTCCGCGCCACCGCCTCCCACACCAGCCTGCGCGCCCTTGCCGACCGCGCCGGGCCCGGACTCTCCCGCAGCACCCTCCACCGCCTCCTGTCCGGCGACCAGATACCCACCGCCGGCCAGCTCGCCGCGTTCGCCGCCGCCTGCGACGCCGGGGAGGCGGCCACCGCCGCGCTCCTGGCCGGCCACCGTCGGATAATCGACGGACCGCCCCGGCCCTTCCCCTACGGCTGCGCACAGGCCGAGTGGGCCGCCGAACGCCGATACCGCGACGACGCCGCCCGGCCCTGGCTCACCGAGCCCGAAGAACTCGGCTGGGACGACCAGCAGCGGCACGACGAGGTAGAAGCCGCCTTCCGGCGCTGGGCAGCCGATACCGAAGCCCTTCTCGACGAGCTCGAAACCGACCAGCACCCGGCCACCGCAGGGCGTAGCGCGGCCGCCTGCGGCCCGCGCGCCGGCCTTGTGGCGATCGCGGCCAGGGCCCAGCCCGTCTACGACACGTGGATCGGCCGGCCCCCTGCGCTGGCCGAGCCCAACCCGGACCAGCCCTGAATCCCCGGCCCGGTGCTGGCGGCCGCTGAGCCCGGGAGGGGCCCGGCCGGCAGTCGGCGTGAGCCGGACCCGGGCCAGGAGTACGGCGGCCGGTCACCGCGGGACGGCCAGGCTCAGCGGGCGGCGGACGCGAACGGACGGCGAACTGCGGCAGGCCAACGGGGCGTAGGACCGTGCGGGGTCTGGCCGACTAGCGGGCGCTGATGGTGGCCGACCAGCCGCTGCGGCTGAAGTGGCAGGCGCCGTCCGGGTCGACGCGTACCGCTGCCCCCGAGATGGGCAGGTCTCCGTCGATGACGAGCCAGGTGCGGATGCGGTCCAGTTCGTCCCACAGCCGGCGCGGGCCGCCCTGGTGGACGGTGGGCGCCTGGCGGGGCCCCGGGGGCCGTGGCGCGGGCCCAGGAGCCGTCCGGGTGCAGCATGTAGGCGGTGCGGGTGCCGTCCGCAGCCGTCTCCATGCAGTGCTCGA is part of the Streptomyces spororaveus genome and encodes:
- a CDS encoding helix-turn-helix domain-containing protein, producing the protein MNRTPDRTTRSRPVAEPVELATLRGWLRAAKANMLLSTLTKRANGDGRPEYKISECTLRQALDGRLPTLNTTLAFARGAGADQKKAEQLWRAADRAVNPPPRRPAPHVPGAFTTPDGLVRAMNRVRATASHTSLRALADRAGPGLSRSTLHRLLSGDQIPTAGQLAAFAAACDAGEAATAALLAGHRRIIDGPPRPFPYGCAQAEWAAERRYRDDAARPWLTEPEELGWDDQQRHDEVEAAFRRWAADTEALLDELETDQHPATAGRSAAACGPRAGLVAIAARAQPVYDTWIGRPPALAEPNPDQP